A single region of the Halopiger xanaduensis SH-6 genome encodes:
- a CDS encoding molybdopterin molybdotransferase MoeA, with the protein MKGADSERTEAGFKVRTPVDEARRILREAIEGQQSDDEPCATGTETVDVERADGRTLAAPLESARNVPHYRRAAMDGYAVRAEDTFGASDRSPEVLGIAEGIGADATVEPETAARVHTGSALPEGADAVVMIEEVEELESTGVPELEVGDAVAEGENVAPIGEDVAEGQHLYEAGHRLRPSDLGLIRSAGYDRVAVAEQPTVGVIPTGEELVEGDPGPGEVVETNGLTVSRLAERWGARATYRDVVTDDPESLRVAIQRDLTKDVVVTTGGSSVGERDLLPEVIDDLGEVLVHGVGLKPGHPVCLGIVEDTPVLALPGYPVACIVNAVQFLRPTLRWLEGTDPDPHPTTPAVLERKIPSEPGTRTFARVQLEERDPDEIGDGEPRFAATPTRASGSGVLSSVALADGWVVVDDDREGIPAGETVSVEDWEVNP; encoded by the coding sequence ATGAAGGGAGCCGACAGCGAGCGCACGGAGGCCGGGTTTAAGGTACGGACGCCGGTCGACGAAGCGCGCCGGATTCTCAGGGAGGCGATCGAGGGCCAGCAATCCGACGATGAGCCGTGCGCGACCGGCACGGAAACCGTCGACGTCGAGCGCGCGGACGGGCGCACCCTCGCCGCGCCCCTCGAGTCCGCCCGAAACGTCCCTCACTACCGGCGGGCGGCGATGGACGGCTACGCCGTCCGCGCGGAGGACACGTTCGGCGCGAGCGACCGCTCGCCCGAAGTCCTGGGGATCGCCGAGGGGATCGGCGCGGACGCGACCGTCGAGCCCGAGACCGCCGCGCGCGTCCACACCGGCAGCGCGCTGCCGGAGGGCGCCGACGCCGTCGTGATGATCGAAGAAGTCGAAGAACTCGAGTCGACGGGGGTACCCGAACTCGAGGTCGGGGACGCCGTCGCGGAGGGCGAGAACGTCGCGCCGATCGGCGAGGACGTCGCGGAGGGGCAACACCTCTACGAGGCGGGCCACCGGCTCCGGCCGTCCGACCTGGGGCTGATCCGGTCGGCGGGGTACGACCGCGTCGCGGTCGCCGAGCAGCCGACAGTGGGCGTGATCCCGACCGGCGAAGAACTCGTCGAAGGCGATCCCGGCCCCGGCGAGGTCGTCGAGACGAACGGGCTGACCGTCTCGCGGCTGGCCGAGCGGTGGGGCGCCCGAGCCACGTACCGGGACGTCGTCACCGACGATCCCGAGTCGCTTCGCGTCGCCATCCAGCGCGACCTGACGAAGGACGTCGTCGTCACGACCGGCGGCTCCTCGGTCGGTGAGCGCGACCTGCTGCCGGAAGTGATCGACGATCTGGGCGAGGTGCTCGTCCACGGCGTTGGGCTCAAACCCGGCCACCCGGTCTGTCTCGGTATCGTCGAGGACACGCCCGTCCTCGCGCTGCCGGGCTACCCCGTCGCCTGTATCGTCAACGCCGTGCAGTTCCTCCGGCCGACGCTGCGCTGGCTCGAGGGGACCGATCCCGATCCGCACCCGACGACGCCGGCCGTCCTCGAGCGCAAGATTCCGAGCGAACCCGGCACCCGGACGTTCGCGCGGGTGCAACTCGAGGAGCGCGATCCCGACGAGATCGGGGACGGCGAACCGCGGTTCGCGGCGACGCCGACCCGCGCCAGCGGCTCTGGCGTGCTCTCGAGCGTGGCGCTGGCCGACGGCTGGGTCGTCGTGGACGACGACCGTGAGGGAATCCCCGCGGGCGAGACGGTCTCCGTGGAGGACTGGGAAGTCAATCCGTAA
- a CDS encoding molybdopterin biosynthesis protein codes for MDRKEFRDLASPAEAREAIDSLSLTAGVERVPLEEARGRVLVARLDAELDVPGFDRASLDGYALRARDTFGADEADPARLEVVGEVHAGEEPDVELEEGQAAEISTGAVMPDGADAMVPVERTDTAADGGEVLVRTSVAPGDNVMFAGADVAAGERALGPGTRITPRDIGLLSALGVDEVPVRGRPRVGIVSTGDELVRPGEDVDSDRGEIYDVNSYTIAAGVEDAGGEAVLYPHAGDEQDEMERILREAAEECDLVLSSGSTSASAVDVIYRVIEEQGELLLHGVAVKPGKPMLVGRLADSAYVGLPGYPVSAMMVFRTFVAPAIREAAGLPEPKAATVTGEMAREERYSEGRMRLMPVGLVEDGEGDTLVYPVDKGSGATTSLAEADGVVEVPPETDYLEEGESVDVQLFSPDVRPPTLLGVGEDDPTLNRLLDRLANPRYLSVGSRPALRRLREGVPDVAVVAGPVDREVDAVELGRWEREWGLIARAGNPKEIEGLEDLIDRDLRFVNRTTDSGLRTSLGAAVADLAAERGVDRRDLVDAIDGFDLGLRAHESPARKVIAGDADAGLGLRETAERLDLDFVPVGTQPVRVVANPDRTDKAGVRDLERVLADADEVATE; via the coding sequence ATGGACCGCAAGGAGTTTCGCGATCTCGCCTCCCCCGCGGAGGCGCGCGAGGCCATCGACTCGCTGTCGCTGACGGCCGGCGTCGAACGCGTCCCCCTCGAGGAGGCCCGCGGCCGCGTCCTCGTGGCGCGGCTGGACGCCGAACTCGACGTCCCGGGGTTCGACCGGGCGAGCCTCGACGGCTACGCCCTCCGGGCGCGGGACACGTTCGGCGCCGACGAGGCCGACCCCGCCCGCCTCGAGGTCGTCGGCGAGGTACACGCCGGCGAGGAACCCGACGTGGAACTCGAGGAGGGGCAAGCGGCGGAAATCTCGACGGGTGCGGTGATGCCCGACGGGGCGGACGCGATGGTGCCGGTGGAACGAACGGACACGGCTGCGGACGGCGGCGAGGTGCTGGTCCGCACGTCCGTCGCCCCCGGCGACAACGTCATGTTCGCCGGCGCCGACGTCGCCGCCGGCGAGCGCGCGCTCGGCCCCGGCACGCGGATCACGCCTCGAGACATCGGCCTGCTCTCGGCGCTGGGCGTCGATGAAGTGCCGGTCCGGGGTCGACCGAGAGTCGGCATCGTCTCGACGGGCGACGAACTCGTTCGGCCCGGCGAGGACGTCGACAGCGACCGCGGTGAGATCTACGACGTCAACAGCTACACGATCGCCGCGGGCGTCGAGGACGCCGGCGGCGAGGCCGTCCTCTACCCGCACGCCGGCGACGAGCAGGACGAGATGGAACGAATTCTGCGGGAGGCCGCCGAGGAGTGCGATCTCGTGCTCTCCTCGGGGTCGACCAGCGCGAGCGCGGTCGACGTGATCTACCGGGTCATCGAGGAGCAGGGCGAACTGCTGCTCCACGGGGTCGCCGTCAAACCTGGGAAGCCGATGCTCGTCGGCCGCCTGGCGGATTCAGCGTACGTCGGCCTGCCCGGCTATCCCGTCTCCGCGATGATGGTCTTCCGAACCTTCGTCGCGCCGGCGATCCGCGAGGCGGCCGGCCTGCCGGAACCGAAAGCCGCGACCGTCACCGGTGAAATGGCCCGCGAGGAGCGCTACAGCGAGGGCCGAATGCGGCTGATGCCGGTCGGTCTCGTCGAGGATGGTGAGGGTGACACCCTCGTCTACCCCGTCGACAAGGGCTCCGGCGCGACCACCAGCCTCGCCGAGGCCGACGGCGTCGTCGAGGTACCGCCCGAGACCGACTACCTCGAGGAAGGCGAGTCCGTCGACGTGCAACTGTTCTCGCCCGACGTCCGGCCGCCGACCCTGCTCGGCGTCGGCGAGGACGATCCGACGCTGAACCGGCTGCTCGACCGCCTCGCAAACCCGCGGTACCTCTCGGTCGGTTCCCGACCCGCACTGCGGCGACTCCGCGAGGGCGTGCCCGACGTCGCCGTCGTCGCCGGGCCGGTCGACCGCGAGGTCGACGCGGTCGAACTCGGCCGCTGGGAGCGCGAGTGGGGGCTGATCGCCCGCGCCGGCAACCCGAAGGAGATCGAGGGGCTCGAGGACCTGATCGACCGCGACCTGCGCTTCGTCAACCGGACGACCGACTCCGGGCTGCGGACGAGCCTCGGCGCGGCCGTCGCCGATCTGGCGGCCGAGCGCGGCGTCGATCGGCGCGACCTCGTGGACGCGATCGACGGCTTCGACCTCGGGCTGCGCGCCCACGAGAGCCCCGCGCGGAAGGTCATCGCCGGCGACGCCGACGCCGGTCTCGGCCTCCGCGAGACGGCCGAGCGACTCGACCTCGACTTCGTCCCCGTCGGCACCCAGCCGGTGCGCGTGGTGGCGAACCCGGATCGCACGGACAAGGCGGGGGTACGCGACCTCGAGCGAGTCCTCGCGGACGCGGACGAGGTCGCGACCGAGTGA
- a CDS encoding GIDE domain-containing protein, translated as MVPPLDPFALGLLALAVAVSMVALGYGIAELRLAVLVFRSQPDSVLETPGGGPVELRGTAEPAGGVLRAPFTEAPCLAYEYVVEEERDSKNGRHWATIASGDEYVPFRLDDGSGSVLIEPPGADFRLATDDRIEVDGGTEPPAPIARFIDRTEAVDSENTSIDLHVFELRTGRDRRFVERRLEPGETVHVLGTARYDPSPSRAAGDVNAAVGIDERALSASRWLRLRHRLFGHPFVISDSSERWLGVRAGAVGLAATLVGVAALGFAIAVAM; from the coding sequence ATGGTCCCGCCGCTCGATCCGTTCGCGCTCGGCCTCCTCGCGCTCGCGGTCGCCGTCTCGATGGTCGCGCTCGGCTACGGTATCGCCGAACTCCGCCTCGCGGTGCTCGTCTTCCGGTCGCAGCCGGACTCGGTCCTCGAGACGCCCGGCGGCGGCCCGGTCGAACTTCGGGGAACCGCCGAACCGGCCGGCGGCGTCCTGCGAGCGCCGTTTACTGAGGCGCCGTGTCTCGCCTACGAGTACGTCGTCGAGGAGGAGCGCGACTCGAAGAACGGCCGCCACTGGGCGACGATAGCATCGGGCGACGAGTACGTCCCCTTCCGCCTCGACGACGGCTCCGGAAGCGTCTTGATCGAACCGCCGGGAGCCGACTTCCGGCTCGCGACCGACGACCGGATCGAGGTCGACGGCGGAACCGAACCGCCGGCACCCATCGCGCGGTTCATTGACCGCACCGAGGCCGTCGACTCCGAGAACACGTCGATCGACCTGCACGTGTTCGAACTCCGGACCGGACGGGACCGGCGGTTCGTCGAACGGCGCCTCGAGCCCGGCGAGACGGTCCACGTCCTCGGGACGGCGCGGTACGATCCGTCCCCCTCGAGGGCCGCGGGGGACGTCAACGCCGCCGTCGGCATCGACGAGCGTGCGCTGTCCGCGAGTCGCTGGCTCCGACTCCGTCACCGGCTGTTCGGCCATCCGTTCGTGATTTCGGACAGTTCGGAACGGTGGCTCGGAGTCCGCGCCGGCGCGGTCGGACTCGCGGCGACGCTGGTCGGCGTCGCCGCGCTCGGATTCGCGATCGCCGTCGCGATGTGA
- a CDS encoding MATE family efflux transporter, with the protein MPNPFRWLLLAVGYALARVGIIDARRVERTTDLAWPRIVTGIARMSKSAADVAMVGIALGPAAIGGVGLATPYWGIGFAFGGGIAGATIGLVSQRYGAGAEEDLSRAVTTSALIVAALAIPLAVLFGAVPERLIALVGDDPNSIAYGADYLRTVAVGLPFAALNLIGSRTLVGADDAWTPMVLRAGGAVVNIAINAVLIFAFGMGVVGAAIGTAVANVLVLAAFTVGLTAGRLPLIGELPVQISLAAPRATLEEVRNVLEIGTPLAFTNIARRAAQFPMLALVAMFGPNVLAAYIVARRVRGLMNTPGWGFSLASSSLVGQELGTGDESDADTYGREVLWFGTAVYVVSGAIVLVFAEQVGRIFVDDPSILPLVTSFIAVACVSVVFLGISSGATGPLRASGDTNWPFYGQVLGRYVFAIPVTALGVYAVPLPHLEAVTPLGIGALYAALILETLVPAVVTYYRFEAGHWKAISRTYRPESSPGD; encoded by the coding sequence GTGCCGAACCCGTTCCGGTGGCTCCTGCTGGCGGTCGGCTACGCGCTCGCACGAGTCGGGATCATCGACGCACGGCGGGTCGAGCGGACGACCGATCTCGCCTGGCCGCGGATCGTGACCGGGATCGCCCGGATGTCGAAGTCCGCGGCCGACGTCGCGATGGTCGGGATAGCCCTCGGCCCGGCGGCGATCGGCGGGGTCGGCCTCGCGACGCCCTACTGGGGGATCGGCTTCGCGTTCGGCGGCGGGATCGCCGGCGCGACCATCGGCCTCGTCTCCCAGCGGTACGGGGCCGGCGCCGAGGAGGACCTCTCGAGAGCGGTGACGACGAGCGCGCTTATCGTCGCCGCGCTCGCGATCCCGCTCGCGGTCCTGTTCGGCGCGGTGCCGGAACGGCTCATCGCGCTCGTCGGCGACGACCCTAATTCGATCGCCTACGGCGCCGACTACCTCCGGACCGTCGCCGTCGGGCTGCCGTTCGCGGCGCTGAACCTCATCGGCAGCCGGACCCTCGTCGGTGCGGACGACGCCTGGACGCCGATGGTCCTGCGAGCGGGCGGTGCGGTCGTCAACATCGCGATCAACGCGGTCCTGATATTCGCGTTCGGGATGGGCGTCGTCGGTGCCGCGATCGGAACCGCGGTCGCGAACGTGCTCGTGCTCGCGGCGTTCACCGTCGGACTTACCGCCGGTCGGCTGCCGCTGATCGGCGAGCTTCCCGTGCAGATCAGCCTCGCGGCGCCTCGCGCGACGCTCGAGGAAGTTCGGAACGTCCTCGAGATCGGCACGCCGTTGGCGTTTACCAACATCGCCCGGCGGGCCGCCCAGTTCCCGATGCTCGCGCTCGTCGCGATGTTCGGGCCGAACGTGCTGGCCGCGTACATCGTCGCCCGGCGCGTCCGCGGGCTGATGAACACGCCCGGCTGGGGCTTCTCGCTTGCCTCCTCGAGTCTGGTCGGCCAGGAGTTGGGGACCGGCGACGAGAGCGACGCCGACACCTACGGCCGCGAGGTGCTCTGGTTCGGGACCGCCGTCTACGTCGTCAGCGGGGCGATCGTGCTGGTCTTCGCCGAGCAGGTCGGCCGCATCTTCGTCGACGATCCGTCGATCCTGCCGCTGGTGACCTCCTTCATCGCCGTCGCCTGCGTCAGCGTCGTCTTCCTCGGGATCAGCAGCGGCGCGACCGGGCCGCTGCGGGCCAGCGGGGACACGAACTGGCCATTCTACGGACAGGTGCTGGGCCGCTACGTCTTCGCGATTCCCGTCACCGCGCTGGGGGTGTACGCCGTCCCGCTACCACATCTCGAGGCCGTGACGCCGCTGGGGATCGGGGCCCTCTACGCCGCCTTGATCCTCGAGACGCTCGTGCCCGCCGTCGTCACCTACTACCGGTTCGAGGCGGGCCACTGGAAGGCGATCAGCCGGACCTACCGGCCGGAATCGTCGCCCGGCGACTAG
- a CDS encoding Hsp20/alpha crystallin family protein gives MSALRDALRDLSDDVFFDLLESTDRYLLVLDVPGVTADSIDLAIEDGRLSIDAQRQKDLPDDYRYLEENRSLFFDVELPLPDDAVEADLDAAVDRGVLELSIPKRTGDGETTIDVVEGTVRDGEDGDENEDGDVDADEPAGTDPDADPEPESDADPEPR, from the coding sequence ATGTCAGCGCTCCGCGACGCGTTGCGGGACCTCTCCGACGACGTCTTCTTCGATCTGCTCGAGAGCACCGACCGGTACCTGCTCGTCCTCGACGTCCCGGGAGTCACCGCCGACTCGATCGACCTCGCGATCGAGGACGGTCGCCTCTCCATCGACGCTCAGCGGCAGAAGGACCTCCCGGACGACTACCGGTACCTCGAGGAGAACCGGTCGCTCTTCTTCGACGTCGAGTTGCCCCTTCCCGACGACGCGGTCGAGGCGGACCTCGACGCCGCCGTCGACCGGGGCGTGCTCGAACTCTCGATCCCGAAGCGGACCGGCGACGGCGAGACGACGATCGACGTCGTCGAGGGAACGGTCCGCGATGGCGAGGACGGAGACGAGAACGAAGACGGAGACGTGGACGCAGACGAACCCGCCGGCACCGACCCCGACGCCGACCCTGAACCCGAATCCGACGCCGATCCCGAACCGAGGTGA
- a CDS encoding potassium channel family protein, with translation MPDRRSLADRVPRRLTRRHRLVLIYGVAVVAVVLFYTVIYNLGMRYLEHRPHSIFRSLQTVTETMTTTGFGADSPWATPVMNLLMVAIQVTGILIGFVALRVLVIPLFERTPIHLDDRLTSKDDHVVVAEYRRDTGVLLDELEELDADYVLIESDEEEAKRLSDDGYQAINGDPEDRADLDRAMIEDASLLITDAEDRTASILLTALEANPDLRTISFTESTRHDAALTEIGVDRAVAPHALIGRRLAEKATTPVALENGDAESITVREILVRRESPLHGVRLGESPVADHPELTLVGGWFDGVLRLSPPSDTRLTPNTVLVVAGPAGVIDDVSSEVAGVRPSSPARHERILVAGAGEGGAAAVDALPDDVSVAVVDQSADAVIEPDIVGDITEPGTLRAAGLEEASALIVTVDDDASALLTIATARSLSDDVEILARVTDTRKVTPAFKAGADYVLSVQQTSARLVAAEVHGERVVDPTSQIRIVRTDAAPFVGDSLIDFRRDTERGWTVVGIVRDGTILTDEHATIESDDDVIVAGSDETIREFERTVDAS, from the coding sequence ATGCCCGACCGCCGATCCCTCGCGGACCGCGTGCCGCGGCGCCTGACGCGACGCCACCGACTGGTGCTCATCTACGGGGTCGCCGTCGTCGCCGTCGTCCTCTTCTATACGGTGATCTACAACCTGGGAATGCGCTACCTCGAGCATCGCCCGCACTCGATCTTCCGCTCGCTGCAGACGGTTACCGAGACGATGACGACGACGGGGTTCGGCGCCGACTCGCCGTGGGCGACGCCGGTGATGAACCTGCTGATGGTGGCGATCCAGGTGACGGGCATCCTCATCGGGTTCGTCGCCCTCCGCGTCCTCGTCATCCCGCTGTTCGAGCGCACGCCGATCCACCTCGACGACCGGCTCACGTCCAAGGACGACCACGTCGTCGTCGCGGAGTACCGCCGCGACACCGGCGTTCTGCTCGACGAACTCGAGGAACTCGACGCCGACTACGTCCTCATCGAGTCCGACGAGGAAGAAGCGAAGCGGCTCTCCGACGACGGCTATCAGGCGATCAACGGCGATCCCGAGGACCGGGCGGACCTCGATCGCGCGATGATCGAAGACGCGTCCCTGCTGATCACCGACGCCGAGGACCGGACGGCGAGCATCCTGCTGACGGCGCTCGAGGCCAATCCGGACCTGCGGACGATCAGCTTCACGGAGTCGACGCGCCACGACGCGGCGCTGACCGAAATCGGCGTCGACCGCGCCGTCGCGCCGCACGCGCTCATCGGCCGCCGGCTCGCCGAGAAGGCGACCACACCCGTCGCGCTCGAGAACGGCGACGCGGAGTCGATCACGGTTCGAGAGATCCTCGTCCGGCGCGAGAGTCCGCTGCACGGCGTTCGCCTGGGCGAGTCGCCGGTCGCGGACCACCCGGAACTCACGCTGGTCGGCGGCTGGTTCGACGGCGTCCTCCGCCTGTCGCCGCCGAGCGACACGCGGCTGACGCCGAACACCGTGTTGGTCGTCGCCGGCCCCGCGGGAGTGATCGACGACGTCTCGAGCGAGGTGGCCGGCGTCCGGCCGTCGTCCCCCGCGAGGCACGAGCGGATCCTCGTCGCGGGCGCCGGCGAAGGCGGCGCGGCCGCCGTCGACGCGCTGCCCGACGACGTCTCGGTGGCGGTCGTCGACCAGTCCGCAGACGCGGTCATCGAGCCCGATATCGTCGGCGACATCACCGAACCGGGAACGCTCCGGGCGGCCGGCCTCGAGGAGGCGAGCGCGTTGATCGTGACCGTCGACGACGACGCGAGCGCGCTGTTGACGATCGCGACGGCGCGGTCGCTCTCGGACGACGTCGAGATACTCGCTCGCGTGACCGACACGCGGAAGGTGACGCCGGCGTTCAAAGCGGGGGCCGATTACGTGCTCTCCGTCCAGCAGACGTCGGCGCGGCTGGTCGCGGCCGAAGTCCACGGCGAGCGCGTCGTGGATCCGACGAGTCAGATTCGGATCGTCCGGACCGACGCCGCGCCGTTCGTCGGCGACTCGCTGATCGACTTCCGACGGGACACCGAGCGGGGCTGGACGGTCGTCGGCATCGTGCGCGACGGGACCATCCTCACGGACGAACACGCGACGATCGAATCCGACGACGACGTCATCGTCGCCGGCAGCGACGAGACGATCCGGGAGTTCGAGCGGACCGTCGACGCCTCGTGA